In Candidatus Bathyarchaeota archaeon, a single window of DNA contains:
- a CDS encoding class II fructose-bisphosphate aldolase: MESQSSGEPGIAEIMRRAFEKRILIPAFNAAYLPMIKPIIEALVDHETFGLVEVARLEVEKFGAVSFAAAAQEYRRYMENRMNRRCTRLHQDHVPVIDEDGFKVDWRRLIREGLENGYDSVMIDGSRLPFEENVEATREVVEMAHGKGRPVEAELGAVLGHEKEAQPYEEIYRDKIGFTDPGEAKVFVEETGVDWLSVAIGNIHGAITKIATDKEKVRAILDVEHLSKIRQATNIPLVLHGGSGIQIEYLRKAIENGITKINIGFDIRQAYEQALKAKPNDIEYARRKVYEKIGQLITEVYGIEGTIHRI; this comes from the coding sequence ATGGAGTCTCAGTCTAGTGGGGAGCCGGGCATCGCTGAGATTATGAGGAGGGCCTTCGAGAAGAGGATCCTCATCCCCGCCTTTAACGCCGCCTATCTCCCCATGATTAAACCCATTATAGAAGCTCTGGTGGACCATGAGACCTTCGGCCTCGTGGAGGTGGCCCGATTAGAGGTGGAGAAGTTCGGGGCGGTGAGCTTCGCCGCCGCAGCCCAGGAATACCGGAGATACATGGAGAACAGGATGAACCGTAGATGCACGCGCCTCCATCAGGATCATGTTCCCGTGATAGATGAGGATGGCTTCAAGGTGGATTGGAGGAGGCTCATCCGTGAGGGCCTCGAGAACGGCTACGACTCGGTCATGATAGATGGGTCACGCCTACCATTCGAGGAGAACGTAGAGGCTACAAGGGAGGTTGTGGAGATGGCTCATGGGAAAGGTAGGCCCGTCGAAGCCGAGCTGGGAGCCGTGTTAGGCCATGAGAAGGAGGCGCAGCCCTACGAGGAGATCTACCGGGACAAGATAGGATTCACCGACCCCGGGGAGGCGAAGGTCTTCGTCGAGGAGACCGGGGTCGACTGGCTCTCAGTAGCCATAGGGAACATCCACGGAGCCATAACGAAGATAGCCACCGATAAGGAGAAGGTGAGGGCCATACTAGATGTGGAGCATCTCTCCAAGATACGCCAGGCGACAAATATACCCTTAGTCCTCCATGGGGGATCAGGAATACAGATAGAATACCTCAGGAAAGCCATAGAGAACGGGATAACAAAGATAAACATAGGATTCGACATAAGACAGGCCTACGAGCAAGCCTTAAAGGCTAAACCGAACGATATAGAATACGCCCGAAGGAAAGTATACGAGAAAATCGGCCAGTTAATAACCGAGGTCTACGGGATAGAAGGTACTATCCATAGAATCTGA